A stretch of the Notolabrus celidotus isolate fNotCel1 chromosome 3, fNotCel1.pri, whole genome shotgun sequence genome encodes the following:
- the LOC117810617 gene encoding troponin I, fast skeletal muscle-like encodes MAEKKMSTNRRNQLKSLLLQIGESMLEEEAREAEQEKEMYMKESCPALSIPSCMQELQELCRKIHKQIDLVDEERYDMEIKMNTSKKEADNLKLMVQDLKGKFKKPALKKVRMSADAMLAALLGSKHKTSMDLRANLKQVKKEVKEEEMNSGDWRKNIEDKAGMDGRKKMFETEA; translated from the exons agcTTGCTGCTGCAGATCGGGGAGTCgatgctggaggaggaggctcGTGAAGcagagcaggagaaggagatgTACATGAAGGAGAGCTGCCCTGCTCTCTCCATCCCAAGCTGCATGCAGGAGCTGCAG GAGCTGTGCAGAAAAATTCACAAGCAGATTGATCTGGTGGACGAGGAGCGATACGACATGGAGATTAAGATGAATACGTCTAAGAAagag GCTGACAACCTAAAGCTAATGGTTCAGGATCTTAAGGGGAAGTTTAAGAAGCCGGCCCTGAAGAAGGTGCGGATGTCTGCTGATGCCATGCTGGCTGCTCTGCTGGGCTCCAAACACAAAACGTCCATGGACCTGAGAGCCAACCTGAAGCAGGTCAAAAAAGAGGTCAAAGAGGAG GAGATGAATTCTGGCGACTGGAGGAAGAACATCGAGGACAAGGCCGGTATGGACGGCAGGAAGAAGATGTTTGAAACAGAGGCTTAA